A region from the Salvia splendens isolate huo1 chromosome 15, SspV2, whole genome shotgun sequence genome encodes:
- the LOC121767183 gene encoding cytochrome P450 87A3-like, which translates to MVPLPIFISLVVILIAKWVHKWCHPKSNGTLPPGSMGWPLLGETLHFFASTTSLDIPPFIRQRMEKYGAIFKTSLVGEGVIVSTDADLNYFIFQKEGVLFESWYPYTFTQIFGTNSLLNLHGSVFKYLKNMVLNLVGPESLMTMLPEVEATSNRYLTMWSTQDTVDLKETTAQMIFDLTGKKLISYDSQKSSEDLRGYFEAFIKGLISFPLNFPGTSFHRCLQGRKKAMKMLKDMLEERRQRPRQTQSDFFDYVLKEVERKDTMLTEDIALDLMFVMLFASYETTSVALTLAIKYLSDHPSFLQQLTEEHEAIIKRRENPDSGLSWSEYKSMKFTFQIINETMRLANIAPVIFRKALKDIKFKEYIIPAGWAVMVCPPSVHLDPNTYKHPLEFKPSRWEGVDTHMASRKFMVFGGGLRVCVGADFAKLQMAVFLHCLVTKYKWKAVKGGEIVRSPGLQFPNGYHINVSQI; encoded by the exons ATGGTACCCCTTCCTATATTCATATCCTTGGTGGTGATCCTCATTGCAAAGTGGGTTCACAAATGGTGCCATCCCAAAAGCAACGGCACTCTCCCACCGGGCTCAATGGGGTGGCCGCTTCTCGGGGAGACTCTCCACTTCTTCGCTTCAACCACCTCCCTCGACATCCCTCCTTTCATCCGTCAAAGGATGGAAAA GTATGGAGCTATATTCAAGACGAGTTTGGTTGGGGAGGGTGTGATCGTGTCGACCGACGCTGATCTCAACTACTTCATCTTTCAAAAAGAGGGAGTTTTGTTCGAGAGCTGGTATCCCTACACATTCACCCAAATCTTCGGAACAAATAGCCTACTCAATCTGCATGGCTCCGTATTCAAGTACCTCAAGAACATGGTGCTTAATTTAGTCGGTCCCGAAAGCCTCATGACCATGCTTCCGGAAGTCGAGGCCACCTCCAATCGCTACTTGACCATGTGGTCCACCCAAGACACTGTTGATCTCAAGGAAACTACAGCTCAA ATGATATTTGATCTGACTGGGAAAAAGCTCATCAGTTATGACTCACAAAAATCGAGTGAAGACTTGAGGGGATACTTTGAAGCTTTCATAAAGGGATTGATCTCCTTTCCCCTCAACTTTCCTGGAACATCTTTCCACCGATGCTTAcaa GGAAGAAAGAAGGCGATGAAGATGCTGAAGGATATGCTTGAAGAAAGACGACAAAGGCCGCGACAAACACAGAGTGATTTCTTCGATTATGTGTTAAAAGAGGTCGAGCGAAAGGATACGATGCTTACAGAGGATATTGCTTTGGATTTGATGTTCGTGATGCTCTTCGCTAGCTATGAAACTACCTCGGTGGCGCTCACTTTAGCTATCAAATATCTATCCGACCATCCCTCTTTTCTACAACAATTAACG GAAGAACACGAGGCAATCATAAAAAGGAGAGAGAATCCAGATTCGGGACTATCATGGAGTGAATACAAATCGATGAAATTCACATTTCAG ATCATTAATGAAACTATGAGGCTGGCTAATATTGCTCCTGTGATTTTCAGAAAAGCATTGAAAGACATTAAATTTAAAG AGTATATAATACCGGCAGGTTGGGCTGTTATGGTATGCCCTCCAAGCGTTCACTTAGACCCAAACACATACAAACATCCACTCGAATTCAAGCCATCGCGATGGGAG GGAGTAGACACACACATGGCATCGAGGAAATTCATGGTGTTCGGAGGCGGGTTGAGAGTGTGCGTGGGAGCGGATTTCGCGAAGCTACAGATGGCCGTGTTTCTTCATTGCTTGGTCACAAAATACAA GTGGAAAGCAGTCAAAGGAGGGGAGATTGTTCGAAGTCCTGGTTTGCAGTTTCCAAATGGATATCACATCAACGTTTCTCAAATTTAG